One window from the genome of Kaistella carnis encodes:
- a CDS encoding DUF305 domain-containing protein encodes MENSMDHSKSNVYTKFVLMLAASFVAMYITMYLNTYELDHVYFSMTRFYMVCLGISAMALIMFFFMRKMYQNKQKNLGIIVGSVGLFFAALGLVREQSPVVGDVLWMKGMIPHHSIAILTSERADIKDPEVKKLADDIIKAQRKEIEEMKTMIKRLENEK; translated from the coding sequence ATGGAAAATTCAATGGATCACTCAAAAAGTAATGTGTACACCAAATTTGTTTTAATGCTTGCGGCTTCATTTGTAGCGATGTACATTACCATGTATCTCAATACCTACGAACTGGATCATGTTTATTTCAGCATGACCAGATTTTATATGGTATGTCTTGGAATCTCTGCGATGGCTTTGATCATGTTCTTTTTTATGCGCAAAATGTATCAAAATAAGCAGAAAAACCTTGGAATAATAGTGGGAAGTGTCGGTTTATTTTTTGCTGCACTCGGTTTGGTTCGCGAGCAGAGTCCTGTCGTAGGTGATGTTCTTTGGATGAAAGGAATGATTCCTCATCATTCAATCGCCATACTAACAAGTGAACGTGCAGATATCAAGGATCCTGAAGTTAAAAAACTAGCAGACGATATCATTAAAGCGCAAAGAAAAGAAATAGAAGAAATGAAAACAATGATAAAAAGATTAGAGAATGAAAAATAA
- a CDS encoding multicopper oxidase domain-containing protein codes for MHVEKKADLKNEATGKISFGGKTVRYDLYVKDTLVNFTGKPARAIAINGKLMAPTLYFTEGDTAEIYLHNQLKENTGLHWHGVILPNEMDGVPYLTTKEVKPGETHLYKFRISQNGTYWYHSHEGTQEQIGMNGILVFNKRDTQPSKKFAADIPVILGEWTDENPKQIMRRLHMDRGDYWAIKKGTVQSYSEAIGKGHFGTKLLNEWKRMEAMDVSDVYYDNFLINGQISSNYKNLKAGDKVRLRVANGASSSYFWLNYGGGKITVIGTDGNEVEPVEVDRLIVGVSESYDIEVTVPENKSFEFRATSEDRQGFASLYLGDGTKVEAPNLPKLNLFEGMKMMNGMMKMNGDMKPMSMTMGNQVMDMNEVMYPELSESQRMKTMQHMMEMMGTKSDMKMNDGKMNMDHSKMDMKMKDGKKEMDHSKMDMKSDMKMDDDKMNMDHSNHDMGSSDENTIKRLNYNMLKSPFKTILPNDNVKDLKFTLEGNMRNYLWTLDNKTVAESDKILIKKGEVVRITMYNNSMMRHPMHLHGHDFRVVNAKGEYAPLKNVIDIAPMETVTIEFAANQDGDWFFHCHILYHMMSGMGRVFSYENSAPNPQLPDKEASYKQFLSKNRMINTTAMLDVASNKFHFENMTMLGARWLNVNELHSNYDFTHYEGSVKVGRFLGKYQWAMPYVGFRSNKTHDMAKSWFGQNVMPQNQNVAIAGVRYLLPFLVMADANIDHNGKVRLELGREGIPISPRIRGNFAVNSDKEFDFGLKYIVQKWVSVSTNYDSEYGFGAGLTFMY; via the coding sequence ATGCATGTGGAGAAAAAAGCGGATTTAAAAAACGAGGCTACCGGAAAAATTTCTTTTGGTGGAAAAACAGTTCGTTATGATCTGTACGTAAAAGACACGCTCGTAAATTTCACCGGAAAACCAGCCAGAGCAATTGCCATCAATGGCAAATTAATGGCGCCAACTTTATATTTTACAGAAGGTGATACGGCCGAGATTTACCTTCACAATCAATTGAAAGAAAATACAGGTCTTCACTGGCATGGTGTTATTCTGCCCAATGAAATGGATGGTGTTCCTTATTTAACTACGAAAGAAGTGAAACCTGGTGAAACGCATTTGTATAAATTCCGTATTTCTCAAAATGGTACTTATTGGTATCATTCACATGAGGGAACTCAGGAACAGATCGGGATGAATGGAATTTTGGTTTTTAATAAAAGAGATACTCAGCCAAGTAAAAAGTTTGCGGCAGACATTCCGGTGATTTTGGGAGAGTGGACCGATGAAAACCCAAAACAAATTATGCGAAGATTGCACATGGATCGTGGAGATTATTGGGCCATCAAAAAAGGTACTGTTCAGAGTTATTCTGAAGCGATAGGAAAAGGACATTTCGGAACCAAATTGCTTAATGAGTGGAAAAGAATGGAAGCCATGGACGTGAGTGACGTTTATTACGATAATTTCCTAATTAATGGTCAAATTTCTTCTAATTACAAAAACTTAAAAGCCGGAGATAAAGTGAGGCTTCGAGTAGCGAATGGTGCATCTTCCTCTTATTTTTGGCTGAATTATGGCGGTGGAAAAATCACCGTTATTGGAACTGATGGCAATGAAGTAGAGCCCGTAGAAGTAGATCGTTTAATTGTTGGCGTTTCCGAATCTTATGATATAGAAGTTACTGTTCCGGAAAATAAAAGTTTTGAGTTTCGTGCAACTTCGGAAGACCGGCAAGGGTTTGCCTCACTTTATTTGGGAGACGGGACAAAAGTGGAAGCACCAAACTTACCGAAACTGAATCTGTTTGAAGGTATGAAAATGATGAACGGCATGATGAAAATGAACGGCGACATGAAGCCAATGAGCATGACGATGGGTAATCAGGTGATGGATATGAATGAAGTAATGTATCCGGAATTGTCAGAAAGCCAGCGTATGAAAACCATGCAGCACATGATGGAAATGATGGGAACGAAATCTGACATGAAAATGAATGATGGAAAAATGAACATGGATCACAGCAAGATGGATATGAAAATGAAGGATGGAAAAAAGGAAATGGATCACAGCAAAATGGACATGAAATCTGACATGAAAATGGATGATGATAAAATGAACATGGATCACAGCAACCATGACATGGGATCTTCAGATGAAAATACCATCAAGCGTCTTAACTATAATATGTTAAAATCTCCGTTCAAAACTATTTTGCCCAATGATAATGTAAAGGATTTAAAGTTTACTTTGGAAGGTAACATGCGTAATTATCTCTGGACATTAGATAATAAAACGGTGGCTGAAAGTGATAAAATTTTAATTAAAAAGGGGGAAGTCGTGAGAATTACGATGTACAATAATTCCATGATGCGTCATCCGATGCACCTTCACGGTCATGATTTCCGTGTAGTTAATGCTAAAGGGGAATATGCTCCTTTAAAAAATGTAATTGATATTGCACCGATGGAAACTGTGACGATAGAATTTGCTGCAAATCAAGATGGAGACTGGTTTTTCCACTGTCATATTTTATATCACATGATGAGTGGAATGGGAAGAGTTTTCAGTTATGAAAATTCAGCTCCAAACCCACAATTACCGGATAAAGAAGCTTCATACAAGCAGTTTCTAAGCAAGAATCGAATGATCAATACTACAGCAATGCTGGATGTAGCGTCTAATAAATTTCATTTTGAAAACATGACGATGCTAGGAGCAAGATGGTTGAATGTGAATGAATTACATAGTAATTACGATTTTACACATTACGAAGGGAGTGTAAAAGTTGGTAGGTTTTTAGGAAAATACCAATGGGCAATGCCTTACGTAGGATTCAGAAGTAATAAAACACACGATATGGCAAAAAGCTGGTTTGGGCAAAATGTAATGCCGCAAAATCAAAATGTCGCCATAGCCGGAGTTAGATATCTACTTCCATTCTTAGTGATGGCCGATGCAAATATAGACCATAATGGAAAAGTACGTTTGGAATTAGGCAGGGAAGGAATTCCAATTTCACCCAGAATTCGCGGTAATTTTGCCGTTAATTCAGATAAAGAATTCGATTTTGGATTAAAATATATCGTTCAAAAATGGGTTTCCGTTTCTACCAATTACGACAGTGAATATGGATTTGGAGCTGGTTTAACCTTTATGTATTAA
- a CDS encoding PA2169 family four-helix-bundle protein: MENGKTIDVLNNLLQIINDRIEGFKDVNVEMIESHSNLKEEYDCMVQNSYKMRTELSSLIEERGGDLKNTTTFAGGLHRAWIDVKNSFTFDKSESTLQNVIFGEDAAVKAYEKALGSGDLCAESSKIVQDQLQELKSSYHKFVGMEEEL, translated from the coding sequence ATGGAAAATGGTAAAACAATAGATGTTCTGAACAATCTTTTACAAATCATAAATGACAGAATTGAAGGATTTAAAGATGTGAATGTTGAAATGATTGAATCTCATTCCAATCTAAAAGAAGAGTATGATTGTATGGTGCAGAATTCTTATAAAATGAGAACAGAACTTTCATCCCTCATAGAAGAAAGAGGTGGAGATTTAAAAAACACCACTACATTTGCCGGTGGATTACACCGAGCGTGGATAGATGTGAAAAACTCCTTTACTTTTGATAAAAGCGAATCGACTTTGCAAAATGTGATTTTCGGAGAAGACGCCGCAGTTAAAGCATACGAAAAAGCATTAGGTAGTGGTGACCTTTGTGCAGAAAGCAGCAAAATTGTTCAGGACCAACTACAGGAATTGAAATCTTCATACCATAAATTCGTTGGTATGGAGGAGGAATTGTAG
- a CDS encoding phosphatidylserine decarboxylase — translation MKRNKTKWQIALILFLVIFGIAIFPVPPQNPIKYVERESGQVKIEKVYGEEWLNWSYHNPIGEATLWAIAKRKIVSSVYGDMQEKPASADKIQPFIKDYGVDISIAQKQNFKSFNDFFIRKLKPEARPIAADSLTVSSPADGKILAFANINNSDFYIKGIRFNVQSFLKNTELAKKYENGAMIVFRLAPPDYHRYHFPVSGVTASSNIKIEGDYYSVSPLALREKAEIFWLNKREYGVIKSPIFGNVIMIEVGATMVGSMIQTYAGTTVKKGEEKGYFKFGGSTVVLLFEKDKIKIDNDLLINTSKGLETTIKMGEKIAVKK, via the coding sequence ATGAAGAGAAATAAAACAAAATGGCAGATTGCGCTTATCCTATTTTTAGTAATCTTCGGTATCGCGATCTTTCCGGTTCCGCCCCAAAATCCCATCAAATATGTAGAGCGAGAAAGTGGACAAGTTAAAATTGAAAAGGTTTACGGCGAAGAATGGTTGAACTGGTCGTATCATAATCCTATCGGTGAAGCGACTTTATGGGCGATCGCAAAACGGAAAATTGTAAGTTCTGTTTATGGTGACATGCAGGAAAAACCAGCCTCAGCAGATAAAATCCAACCTTTTATAAAAGATTATGGAGTGGATATCAGTATTGCCCAAAAGCAAAATTTTAAAAGCTTCAATGATTTTTTCATCCGAAAACTTAAACCAGAGGCTAGGCCAATTGCTGCCGATTCACTAACCGTATCTTCTCCCGCAGACGGGAAAATTTTGGCTTTTGCTAATATCAACAATTCAGATTTTTATATCAAAGGAATAAGATTTAATGTTCAGTCTTTTTTAAAAAATACAGAGTTAGCGAAAAAATATGAAAACGGAGCGATGATCGTTTTTCGTCTAGCGCCGCCGGATTACCACCGCTATCATTTTCCGGTAAGTGGGGTAACCGCCAGTTCAAATATTAAAATTGAAGGAGATTATTATTCTGTCAGTCCCTTAGCACTTCGTGAAAAAGCGGAAATTTTCTGGTTGAATAAGCGCGAATATGGCGTTATAAAAAGCCCCATTTTCGGCAATGTTATAATGATAGAAGTTGGAGCAACCATGGTTGGAAGTATGATTCAAACTTACGCAGGCACAACTGTGAAAAAAGGCGAAGAAAAAGGCTATTTCAAATTTGGTGGCTCTACTGTGGTATTGCTGTTTGAGAAAGACAAAATTAAAATCGATAACGACTTGTTGATTAATACATCGAAAGGTCTTGAAACGACCATAAAAATGGGCGAAAAAATTGCAGTAAAAAAGTAA
- a CDS encoding efflux RND transporter periplasmic adaptor subunit, with the protein MYKNIIIIAAFLFLASCNNKKTEEETVEISSNSNVATLSDAQIKNAGIELGKIEQKDISEILTLNGQIDVPPQNLYSVSVPMGGYVKNAKLLEGTFVKKGQVLCTIENQDYIQMQEDYLMAKTKITYAREDFERQRELNKSKATSDKVFQQAKSEYNSLLVELKSNGAKLKYAGINPDRISSNNITKSIGVYAPISGYISKANVNAGSYVNASDILYEIINPSDIHLALKVFEKDIHNLSIGQTVFAYTNANPTKKYTAKIILIGNDFTEDRSITIHGHFTEATPKLLPGMYMNAEIELSSQPSNVLPADAIVSFENKNYVFVAKANKQFEMKEVVIGNTENDYTQISTADLQNSKIVIKGAYALLMTLKNLE; encoded by the coding sequence ATGTATAAAAATATAATCATCATAGCAGCCTTTCTTTTTCTTGCATCCTGCAATAATAAAAAAACAGAAGAGGAAACCGTAGAAATTTCTTCCAATTCAAATGTTGCCACCCTTTCAGATGCGCAAATTAAAAACGCGGGAATTGAATTAGGGAAAATAGAGCAAAAAGACATCTCTGAAATTTTAACGTTAAATGGTCAAATAGATGTTCCGCCTCAAAATTTATATTCCGTAAGTGTGCCGATGGGCGGTTATGTGAAAAATGCGAAATTACTCGAAGGTACTTTTGTGAAGAAAGGACAGGTTTTGTGCACCATAGAAAATCAGGATTACATTCAAATGCAGGAAGATTATCTGATGGCGAAAACAAAAATTACATATGCACGCGAAGATTTTGAAAGACAGAGAGAACTAAACAAAAGCAAAGCAACAAGCGATAAAGTCTTCCAACAAGCGAAATCAGAATACAATTCACTACTCGTTGAACTGAAAAGTAACGGTGCAAAACTAAAATATGCAGGAATAAATCCTGATAGAATTTCCTCAAATAATATCACCAAAAGTATAGGCGTTTACGCGCCAATTAGCGGTTATATTTCGAAAGCAAACGTAAATGCAGGTTCGTACGTAAATGCGAGCGATATTTTGTATGAAATCATTAATCCGTCCGACATCCATCTTGCCTTGAAAGTTTTTGAAAAAGACATCCACAATTTGTCTATCGGGCAAACCGTATTTGCTTATACCAACGCAAATCCTACAAAGAAATATACGGCTAAAATAATCCTAATTGGAAACGATTTTACGGAAGACCGAAGCATTACAATCCATGGTCATTTTACGGAAGCGACACCAAAACTTTTACCGGGAATGTATATGAATGCGGAAATTGAATTAAGCAGTCAGCCATCTAATGTTTTGCCAGCCGATGCAATAGTTAGTTTTGAAAATAAAAATTATGTGTTTGTGGCAAAAGCCAACAAGCAATTTGAGATGAAAGAAGTGGTAATTGGCAATACTGAAAATGACTACACCCAGATTTCTACCGCGGATTTACAAAACTCCAAAATTGTAATCAAAGGCGCTTATGCATTATTAATGACTTTAAAAAATTTAGAATAA
- a CDS encoding MFS transporter: MNPKIYKTFIEPFKALQNKTFAKLYFAQTISLLGDAFSWVGLALLAYQIDKENSPVILATALTLRVTAFIIFSPFAGVLADKVERKKILYVTHFIRMAIISCLPFISSEWQIYALVFLLNVFNAFFTPTYRAIIPQIVEKKYYREAIGLSTATFQLLGVLGPGLAGILAVWLGVRQIFFLDAITFIVAGILILSISSSELQKGVTEKAKNSLNTWKDISNGIRLLFGNKILRFALAIEFVSAIAGAMILVNTIGHIKNSLQLDDKYYGWAMAVFGIGAAVAAFLSGSLDKSKTRSTSLISGVFLLAISISLANFVGYPVLLILWLFAGLGQSLAEIPSETLIAETIDSEHQGKVYGSHFAFSHLWWAIAYPIAGFFGSNYPTSEFFYAGIFAFILGIITILIFKPKFNFKNK; encoded by the coding sequence ATGAATCCCAAAATATATAAAACCTTCATCGAACCTTTTAAAGCACTGCAAAATAAAACTTTTGCAAAACTTTATTTTGCCCAAACCATAAGTTTGTTGGGCGACGCATTTTCCTGGGTTGGATTAGCACTACTGGCTTATCAGATTGATAAAGAAAATTCACCAGTTATTTTAGCCACTGCATTAACGTTGCGGGTAACTGCCTTTATAATATTTTCGCCGTTTGCGGGAGTTTTGGCGGATAAAGTAGAACGAAAGAAGATTCTATACGTCACCCATTTTATTCGGATGGCAATCATCAGTTGCCTTCCTTTCATCAGTTCAGAATGGCAAATTTACGCACTTGTTTTTCTATTAAATGTTTTTAATGCCTTTTTCACCCCAACTTATCGCGCCATAATACCACAAATCGTGGAAAAAAAGTATTACAGAGAAGCCATTGGACTTTCCACCGCGACTTTTCAACTGTTAGGTGTGTTGGGACCAGGATTGGCAGGTATTTTAGCCGTCTGGCTTGGTGTGCGACAGATATTTTTTTTGGATGCAATCACTTTTATTGTAGCGGGAATTTTAATACTTTCTATTTCCAGCAGTGAATTGCAAAAAGGTGTCACAGAAAAAGCGAAAAATTCTTTAAATACGTGGAAAGATATTTCAAATGGCATTCGGCTTTTATTTGGAAATAAAATATTACGCTTTGCTTTGGCAATCGAATTTGTTTCAGCAATTGCAGGTGCAATGATTTTGGTGAACACCATTGGACACATTAAAAACAGTCTTCAACTGGATGATAAATATTACGGTTGGGCGATGGCGGTTTTCGGAATTGGTGCTGCAGTTGCAGCGTTTCTATCAGGAAGTCTAGACAAATCTAAAACGCGCAGTACTTCATTAATCAGTGGTGTGTTCTTACTTGCTATTTCTATTTCACTTGCAAATTTTGTTGGATATCCCGTTTTATTGATACTCTGGCTATTCGCAGGTTTGGGACAGAGTTTAGCAGAGATTCCTTCTGAAACATTAATCGCAGAAACTATCGACTCTGAACATCAAGGAAAAGTCTACGGGTCTCATTTTGCTTTTTCACATCTGTGGTGGGCAATTGCATATCCAATTGCGGGGTTTTTTGGTTCAAATTATCCAACCTCTGAATTTTTCTACGCAGGAATTTTCGCATTCATTTTAGGAATTATTACAATTCTAATATTCAAACCAAAATTTAATTTTAAAAATAAATAA